The genomic region TCCTTCAGAAAGACCGCGGCGAAGAGGAAGATGAACACCGTCGAGGTCTGGTTGAGGATCGCCGCCGCCGAGGCCGCCGTGTACTTCGTGCCGCCGATCCAGGCGACCATGGCGAAGTAGTTGCCGAGCGCCGCCGCGGGGATCGTGAAGCGCCACGAGCGGTCGGGGCGCAGCAGCCGCGCCGTCTCGCGGCGCACCGAGCTCGACGCGAGGGCCGGCAGCAGTCCCACCCCGCCGAAGAAGACGCGCACCGACGAGGCCCAGAGGACCGGCGCCCCGTCGAGCACCCCCTTGACCATCACGATGCTCGCGGCCATGCAGAGGATCGCCACCGCGCCGAGGACGAAGCCGATCACCACGTCGCGCCGCTCGCGGCCGCGCGCCGGCGCCCCGGCGGCGCCGACGAGGATCGCGCCGACGATCATCAGCGCGCCGAGCAGGCCGAGCGCGCCGAGCCGCTCGTCGAGGAAGACGAACGAGAGGACG from bacterium harbors:
- a CDS encoding DMT family transporter; the encoded protein is MAIPFIGETLSLASALAWAAAVVLYRKSRADESALALNVFKSAVAVALLAGTIAAAQAPFVPDQPFGTWARLAVSGMIGISLADTLFFLALSRIGAGMAAVVDAFYAPAVVVLSFVFLDERLGALGLLGALMIVGAILVGAAGAPARGRERRDVVIGFVLGAVAILCMAASIVMVKGVLDGAPVLWASSVRVFFGGVGLLPALASSSVRRETARLLRPDRSWRFTIPAAALGNYFAMVAWIGGTKYTAASAAAILNQTSTVFIFLFAAVFLKESLTRRRTAALTLAFGGAALVILR